The following coding sequences lie in one Trichoderma breve strain T069 chromosome 1, whole genome shotgun sequence genomic window:
- a CDS encoding RNA polymerase rpb1, domain 1 domain-containing protein — translation MAHAAFVSSTKEQLADNLPKRFKGIKFGIQSNQDIVNQGVLEVSQRMLYDIDNNRSPLINGALDLRMGTSSKSGKCGTCQEPLKFCIGHFGHVRLALPAFHIGYLRFIQTILQNVCKTCAKVLLTEEERRSFLQDLRRPGLDNIRRTQICKKINEQCRKCRQCPYCGEINGQIRKVGVLKLTHDKFSAYKKSTSQKKMPPESKLAFDASFDEAKKLNPDLDKHLVRAMEDLNPLWVLNHFKMITPTDCELLGLDPSEGRPEMFIWQFVPAPPVCIRPSVAQEGASTEDDLTAKLAEIVYISGLIRTALNKGKPMQTIMEQWEYLQLQIAMYVNSDVPGLNQPGFGKSIRGFCQRLKGKQGRFRGNLSGKRVDFSGRTVISPDPNLGINQVAVPQLVAKNLTFPERVQNQNLEKLRQCILNGPKVWPGANHVIKDNGNWKQDLQFGDRALVARDLRIGDVVERHLEDGDVVLFNRQPSLHKLSIMSHLAKIRPWRTFRLNECVCGPYNADFDGDEMNLHVPQSEEARAEAITLMGVKNNLATPKNGEPIIAATQDFITASYLLSSKDRFYNRKAFSYICTHMMDGNTQIDLPPPSIIKPEALWTGKQIFNVLMRPNKQSPVLVNLDARCREYSARPGQCPDMDPNDAWLVIRNSEVMCGRMDKSIIGSGKKNSVFYIILRDFGPDHAVMAMNRLTKLCARQLGNQGFSLGVGDVFPITQLTKSRDRLVQDAYDKSDALIETFKQGKLEKAAGCDMEQTLEISISGILSKVRQQAGQQCVDTLSRNNAPLIMANSGSKGLHINVAQMVACVGQQIIGGQRVPDGFQDRSLPHFHKNARQPASKGFVRNSFYSGLFPTEFFFHAISGREGLIDTAVKTAETGYMSRRLMKSLEDLSTQYDNTVRTSSGTIVQFQFGADKLDPVDMEGSAVPVAFDRTWTHAESTTWDNNERSLLPHERRRLVDNALLDYSDPTDEALDEHESARGFIDTIYSYVSDRAQKMSKARALVGLDPNPSQDEVVADASADLKAQLARVDRVSKVSMTTLQRFVKECLERYHKAHVEPGHAVGAVGAQSIGEPGTQMTLKTFHFAGVAGMSITQGVPRIKEIINASKNISTPVITCPLLNDKQIEAAKIVKGRIEKTYVIDVLKAIEDEWVSDRGTIVLYIDMEALQNMHLGIGVIDIAEAILKFKKLKIQPTDISVGPNYIKIYVLNSWVDPDAAKKRQRSLASLTLTEEAPDFLLRVNHLRRMLPKVPISGYNEATRAIIQTSEQSEHTVLVEGYGLRACMTTEGVIGTKSRSNSVMEARDVLGIEAARTTIVDEISSVMAGMDIDPRHIQLLADVMTFKGEVLGITRFGLSKMRESVLQLASFEKTPDHLFEAAAGMKTDRIEGVSECIIMGQTMSVGTGSFQVVRRLNIQEWEVKPKKTLFEDAWAETVKAKKERRKLKGI, via the exons ATGGCGCACGCCGCGTTTGTGAGCTCCACCAAGGAGCAGCTTGCGGACAACCTGCCCAAGCGCTTCAAGGGCATCAAGTTTGGCATCCA ATCCAACCAGGACATTGTCAACCAAGGTGTGCTGGAAGTTTCCCAGCGCATGCTCTATGATATCGACAACAACAGATCTCCGCTCATCAATGGAGCTCTCGATCTGCGAATG GGAACCTCGAGCAAGTCCGGCAAATGCGGCACCTGTCAAGAGCCCCTCAAGTTTTGTATCGGTCACTTTGGCCACGTCCGACTGGCTCTCCCTGCTTTCCACATCGGCTATCTTCGCTTTATCCAGACAATTCTCCAGAATGTGTGCAAAACCTGTGCCAAAGTTCTCCTCACCGAAGAGGAGCGACGGTCTTTTCTACAAGACCTGCGACGACCGGGACTTGACAACATTCGCCGAACTCAGATTTGCAAAAAGATCAACGAGCAGTGCAGGAAATGTAGGCAGTGTCCGTACTGCGGCGAAATCAACGGCCAGATCCGAAAGGTCGGAGTCCTCAAGCTCACGCACGACAAGTTCTCCGCGTACAAGAAGTCGACCTCTcaaaagaagatgccccCGGAAAGCAAACTTGCCTTTGATGCTTCGTttgacgaggccaagaagctgaacCCCGATTTAGATAAGCATTTGGTGAGGGCCATGGAGGATCTGAACCCTCTTTGGGTTCTCAACCATTTCAAGATGATCACCCCCACAGACTGTGAgcttcttggacttgaccCTTCAGAGGGTCGCCCCGAGATGTTCATCTGGCAATTTGTTCCCGCTCCTCCCGTGTGTATCCGACCATCAGTTGCACAAGAAGGGGCCAGTACAGAAGATGATCTTACTGCAAAGCTGGCCGAGATTGTCTACATAAGCGGACTGATCCGGACAGCCttgaacaaaggaaaacCAATGCAGACCATCATGGAGCAGTGGGAGTACCTTCAGTTGCAGATTGCCATGTATGTCAACAGCGATGTCCCCGGCCTTAACCAACCGGGCTTCGGGAAAAGCATCAGGGGCTTCTGCCAGCGTCTCAAGGGTAAGCAGGGACGATTCAGAGGAAACCTGTCCGGAAAGCGAGTCGACTTTTCCGGCCGAACCGTCATTTCACCCGATCCCAACTTGGGCATCAATCAAGTAGCGGTGCCTCAGCTTGTGGCCAAAAATTTGACGTTCCCTGAACGAGTCCAAAACCAAAACCTGGAGAAGCTACGACAGTGTATATTGAATGGGCCAAAGGTCTGGCCCGGAGCCAACCATGTCATCAAAGACAACGGAAACTGGAAGCAAGACCTGCAATTTGGTGACAGGGCTCTTGTTGCACGAGACCTGCGGATCGGCGATGTCGTCGAGCGTCATctcgaagatggagacgtgGTTCTCTTTAACCGACAGCCGTCACTGCACAAGCTCAGTATCATGAGCCATCTTGCAAAGATTAGGCCATGGAGAACTTTCCGTCTAAATGAATGTGTGTGCGGACCTTACAACGCCGATTTCGacggtgatgagatgaaccTCCACGTTCCGCAGTCCGAAGAAGCTCGTGCCGAAGCAATTACCCTCATGGGTGTCAAGAACAATTTGGCTACGCCCAAGAACGGAGAGCCCATTATTGCAGCCACCCAGGATTTCATTACCGCGTCCTAtcttctcagcagcaaggACAGGTTTTATAACAGAAAGGCTTTCTCTTACATCTGCACTCACATGATGGATGGTAATACTCAAATTGACCTTCCTCCGCCGTCAATCATCAAGCCTGAAGCCCTCTGGACAGGCAAGCAAATCTTCAACGTGCTTATGCGCCCGAACAAGCAGTCGCCCGTCCTCGTCAACTTggatgcaagatgcagagaATACTCAGCTAGACCTGGGCAATGTCCTGATATGGATCCAAACGACGCTTGGCTAGTCATCCGAAACTCTGAGGTCATGTGTGGTCGCATGGACAAGTCTATCATTGGCTCTGGCAAGAAGAATTCAGTGTTTTACATTATCCTCCGAGATTTCGGTCCCGATCAtgccgtcatggccatgaacaGGCTGACCAAGCTGTGCGCGAGACAGCTAGGAAATCAGGGCTTTTCGCTCGGCGTTGGTGATGTCTTTCCCATAACCCAGTTGACCAAGTCCAGAGACAGGCTTGTGCAGGACGCCTACGACAAGAGTGACGCGCTGATCGAGACCTTCAAGCAGGGCAAGCTTGAGAAGGCTGCCGGATGTGACATGGAGCAGACCTTGGAGATTTCCATTTCTGGTATCCTCAGTAAGGTTCGACAGCAAGCTGGTCAACAGTGTGTGGATACACTGAGCCGCAACAATGCTCCGCTGATCATGGCCAACTCCGGTTCCAAGGGTCTGCACATCAACGTCGCCCAGATGGTTGCCTGTGTCGGACAGCAGATTATTGGTGGTCAGCGTGTTCCTGATGGTTTCCAGGACCGTAGTTTGCCTCATTTCCATAAGAACGCTCGCCAGCCAGCATCCAAGGGTTTCGTGCGCAACAGTTTCTATTCTGGGCTGTTCCCAACAGAGTTCTTTTTCCACGCCATCTCCGGACGAGAAGGTCTTATTGATACCGCAGTCAAAACGGCAGAAACAGGATACATGTCAAGACGTCTGATGAAGTCCCTAGAGGATCTTTCGACGCAATATGACAACACTGTCAGGACGTCGTCAGGAACCATTGTGCAATTCCAGTTCGGTGCCGATAAGCTCGACCCTGTCGACATGGAGGGTTCTGCAGTGCCTGTCGCGTTTGACCGCACATGGACTCACGCGGAGAGCACTACCTGGGACAACAACGAGAGATCGTTGCTTCCTCACGAA AGACGCCGCTTGGTGGATAACGCGCTGCTCGACTATTCCGATCCTACCGACGAAGCTCTCGACGAGCACGAAAGCGCGCGAGGCTTTATTGACACAATCTATTCATACGTCTCCGATCGAGCACAAAAAATGTCCAAGGCCCGCGCACTTGTTGGGTTGGATCCTAACCCGAGCCAAGACGAGGTGGTTGCGGACGCATCAGCAGATCTCAAGGCTCAGCTGGCTCGTGTTGACCGAGTTTCTAAAGTCTCCATGACGACGCTGCAGAGGTTTGTCAAGGAGTGCCTGGAGAGATATCACAAGGCCCACGTCGAGCCCGGCCATGCTGTGGGTGCTGTCGGAGCACAGTCCATTGGTGAGCCGGGAACACAGATGACGCTCAAGACTTTCCATTTCGCAGGTGTCGCCGGTATGAGTATCACTCAGGGTGTTCCCCGAATCAAGGAAATTATCAACGCGTCCAAGAATATCAGTACGCCTGTCATTACCTGCCCTCTGTTGAACGACAAGCAGATTGAGGCTGCAAAAATCGTAAAGGGACGAATCGAGAAGACGTACGTCATTGATGTCCTAAAAGCGATTGAAGATGAATGGGTCAGTGACCGAGGTACTATTGTTTTGTACATTGACATGGAGGCACTGCAAAACATGCACCTTGGCATTGGTGTCATAGACATTGCGGAAGCCATTCTCAAattcaagaagctcaagatccaGCCGACAGACATTTCCGTCGGCCCCAACTATATCAAGATCTACGTCCTCAACAGCTGGGTCGATCCCGACGCAGCCAAGAAGCGACAGCGCAGTCTTGCCTCTCTTACCTTGACGGAAGAAGCCCCTGATTTCCTCTTGCGGGTCAACCACCTCCGCCGCATGCTTCCCAAGGTTCCCATCTCGGGCTACAACGAGGCAACGAGAGCCATCATCCAGACCTCTGAGCAGAGCGAACACACCGTTCTGGTCGAGGGATACGGATTGCGCGCATGCATGACCACGGAAGGTGTGATTGGCACCAAGTCACGCTCCAACTCCGTCATGGAAGCTCGTGACGTGCTCGGCATTGAGGCTGCTCGAACCACCATTGTCGACGAGATTTCCAGCGTCATGGCTGGTATGGACATTGACCCGCGTCATATCCAGCTGCTGGCCGATGTCATGACGTTCAAGGGAGAGGTCCTTGGCATCACCCGTTTCGGTCTCTCCAAGATGCGAGAGAGCGTCCTCCAGCTGGCCTCGTTTGAAAAGACGCCGGACCATTTGTTTGAGGCTGCCGCTGGTATGAAGACTGACCGCATCGAGGGCGTGTCTGAGTGTATCATCATGGGACAGACGATGAGTGTCGGCACAGGTTCGTTCCAGGTTGTCAGGAGGCTCAACATTCAAGAGTGGGAGGtcaagccgaagaagacgctcTTCGAGGATGCCTGGGCGGAGACGGTTaaggcaaagaaggagaggagaaagctAAAGGGCATTTAA
- a CDS encoding alpha/beta hydrolase fold domain-containing protein, with amino-acid sequence MATDRGLEISSAFPFEKKKAEVLGSHMAYVDVGTSSPSGPVAVFLHGNPTSSYLWRNIFPHVAKNTRCIVPDLIGFGDSDKVAGLEYRVRDHQSYIDAFLDAVIPSERVILIIHDWGSALGLDWASRHEDRVAGLVLMEWIAALNNWNTRDEMFRDLFQKFRTPELGRAMIIEQNFFVDKLLPTGVIRGLTDEEMVHYRRPFLNPIDREPVWRFPNEIPIEGHPQEVVEKARKYTAWLLASELPKLFFWVKPGTFVREQDFERLSAQMKNVKTMYLGAGSHFMQEDHPHSIGQEIVAWMAELGLSDVSASL; translated from the coding sequence atggcgaCTGATAGAGGCCTCGAAATCTCCTCTGCCTTCCCGttcgagaagaaaaaggctgAAGTTCTGGGTAGTCACATGGCCTATGTCGACGTCGGcacctcttctccctccgGACccgtcgccgtcttcttgcaCGGCAACCCAACATCGTCATATCTCTGGCGAAACATCTTCCCACATGTAGCAAAGAACACCCGCTGCATTGTGCCCGACCTCATCGGCTTCGGCGATTCAGACAAAGTCGCTGGCCTGGAGTACAGAGTCCGCGACCACCAGAGCTATATCGATGCCTTCCTAGACGCTGTCATTCCATCAGAGCGTGTCATTCTTATCATTCACGATTGGGGATCTGCTCTCGGCCTGGACTGGGCCAGTCGTCATGAAGACCGCGTCGCAGGTCTCGTGCTGATGGAGTGGATTGCGGCGTTGAACAACTGGAACACTCGAGATGAAATGTTCAGAGACCTCTTCCAAAAGTTTCGTACGCCAGAACTTGGTCGCGCCATGATCATTGAGCAAAACTTCTTTGTGGATAAACTGCTTCCTACGGGTGTCATTCGAGGGCTAACCGACGAGGAAATGGTTCACTACCGCCGACCATTTCTTAACCCCATAGATCGTGAACCGGTCTGGAGATTTCCCAACGAGATACCCATTGAAGGTCATCCGCAGGAAGTGGTGGAAAAGGCACGAAAGTACACGGCCTGGCTCCTTGCATCAGAGCTGCCAAAGCTATTCTTCTGGGTGAAGCCCGGAACGTTTGTTAGGGAGCAAGACTTTGAGAGACTGAGCGCACAGATGAAGAATGTCAAGACCATGTATCTTGGAGCAGGAAGTCATTTCATGCAAGAAGACCATCCTCATAGCATTGGACAAGAGATTGTGGCATGGATGGCAGAGTTGGGTCTCTCCGATGTTAGCGCAAGTCTATAG